In the Hordeum vulgare subsp. vulgare chromosome 7H, MorexV3_pseudomolecules_assembly, whole genome shotgun sequence genome, one interval contains:
- the LOC123412587 gene encoding NAC domain-containing protein 21/22-like, with protein MSSIGMMEAKMPPGFRFHPRDEELVLDYLLHKLTGRRAYGGVDIVDVDLNKCEPWDLPEAACVGGREWYFFSLRDRKYATGQRTNRATRSGYWKATGKDRAILAHGAGEALVGMRKTLVFYQGRAPKGTRTEWVMHEFRLEEERRHHQPKQQHKGRAAAPEARCQLKEDWVLCRVFYKSRTTSPRPPSEEACTFFTELDLPTIPPLAPLIDAYIAFDSGTTMNTTEQVSCFSGLPALPLRGSVSFGDLLGWDNPEKKAIRTALSNMSSNNNSKLELPPNWSQENGLPQMWTPL; from the exons ATGAGCTCTATTGGCATGATGGAGGCGAAGATGCCGCCGGGGTTCCGGTTCCACCCACGGGACGAGGAGCTGGTCCTCGACTACCTCCTCCACAAGCTCACCGGCCGGCGCGCATACGGTGGCGTCGACATCGTGGACGTCGACCTCAACAAGTGCGAGCCATGGGACCTTCCAG aGGCGGCGTGCGTAGGCGGCAGGGAGTGGTACTTCTTCAGCCTGCGCGACCGCAAGTACGCCACCGGGCAGCGCACCAACCGCGCCACGCGCTCCGGTTACTGGAAGGCCACCGGCAAGGACCGCGCCATCCTCGCCCACGGCGCCGGCGAGGCGTTGGTGGGGATGCGCAAGACGCTCGTCTTCTACCAGGGGAGGGCCCCCAAGGGGACGAGGACGGAGTGGGTCATGCACGAGTTCCGCCTGGAGGAGGAACGACGCCACCACCAGCCGAAGCAGCAGCACAAgggccgcgccgccgcccccgaggcGAGGTGCCAGCTCAAG GAAGACTGGGTGCTATGCAGGGTGTTCTACAAGAGCAGAACAACCAGCCCAAGGCCACCATCTGAAGAAGCCTGCACATTCTTCACCGAGCTGGACCTTCCGACTATACCGCCCCTCGCGCCCCTCATCGACGCCTACATCGCCTTCGACAGCGGCACCACGATGAACACCACCGAGCAAGTGTCCTGCTTCTCCGGCCTGCCGGCACTACCGCTCAGGGGATCGGTGAGCTTCGGGGACCTGCTGGGCTGGGACAACCCTGAGAAGAAGGCCATCAGGACAGCACTGAGCAACATGTCAAGTAACAACAATTCCAAGTTGGAGTTGCCTCCAAACTGGAGCCAGGAGAACGGCTTGCCACAGATGTGGACACCCCTCTGA